A genome region from Anastrepha obliqua isolate idAnaObli1 chromosome 4, idAnaObli1_1.0, whole genome shotgun sequence includes the following:
- the LOC129245535 gene encoding phospholipase ABHD3-like, whose amino-acid sequence MKNVSLPLRESFHKQTKRNMFYSMYCYLSNIPRWHALAFALGAYVVYYFIQVVKRPILACADGPFKEFLQRNVPTLEMKFWPTFWCVESRAQTVFASILRSQIIPNINYRREILTLKDGGEVALDWLEENCGDDAPCIIILPGLTGESQAEYIKCLVIAANNVGMRVVVFNNRGLGGIELKTPRLYCASNCEDLSEVVRHVRKTIPTHCKLGATGISMGGLILGNYLVRKSEESRKCLSAAKIISVPWDVHKGTANIEKPILNNLLGRHLASSLCRTLDNCKIYKDQDIDLDRIMSCKTIKEFDALFTSKQFGYAHVDDYYSDATLHNKLHYISVPLLCLSAADDPFQPLDAIPIKAAEECTHVAIVVTARGGHIGFLEGWWPSPKEQYMGRLFSEFFTKALFDADGHFERTRDELHQRFDAKNIAPLQAPTPLAISKATTPLLSAEEFVEKFMEM is encoded by the exons ATGAAAAACGTAAGCCTACCGCTCCGAGAGAGTTTCCACAAACAGACCAAACGTAACATGTTCTACTCAATGTACTGCTACCTATCGAATATTCCACGCTGGCATGCACTGGCTTTTGCGCTGGGTGCATACGTAGTCTACTACTTTATACAGGTGGTTAAG CGTCCAATACTTGCCTGTGCCGATGGCCCGTTCAAAGAGTTCCTACAGCGTAACGTGCCAACgttagaaatgaaattttggccCACATTCTGGTGTGTGGAGAGTCGAGCGCAAACTGTTTTTGCGAGTATACTAAGATCGCAAATTATTCCCAATATTAACTATAGAAG AGAAATTCTTACACTGAAAGATGGCGGTGAGGTCGCCTTGGATTGGCTGGAAGAAAACTGTGGTGATGATGCGCCCTGCATTATTATTCTGCCCGGTTTGACAGGAGAATCGCAAGCAGAGTACATAAAATGCCTTGTCATAGCCGCAAATAATGTGGGTATGCGTGTAGTTGTGTTCAACAACCGTGGTTTGGGTGGCATAGAACTCAAAACACCACGTCTTTATTGTGCCTCGAACTGTGAAGATCTGTCCGAAGTTGTGCGCCATGTAAGAAAAACCATACCGACGCATTGTAAACTGGGTGCAACCGGTATTTCGATGGGTGGCTTGATTTTAG GAAATTACCTCGTACGTAAAAGTGAGGAGTCGCGCAAGTGTCTGTCGGCTGCCAAAATCATTTCAGTGCCTTGGGATGTCCATAAAG GAACTGCTAATATAGAAAAACCGATATTGAATAATTTATTGGGTCGTCATTTGGCTAGCAGTCTTTGCCGCACACTCGACAATTGTAAAATTTACAAGGATCAGGATATCGATTTGGATCGTATTATGTCG tgTAAAACAATAAAGGAATTCGATGCATTATTCACCTCAAAGCAGTTTGGTTATGCGCATGTCGATGACTATTACAGCGATGCAACTCTACACAATAAATTGCATTATATATCGGTGCCTTTACTGTGCTTGAGTGCTGCTGATGATCCATTCCAACCATTAGACG CCATTCCTATTAAAGCCGCCGAAGAGTGTACGCATGTAGCAATCGTTGTGACTGCACGCGGTGGGCATATCGGTTTCCTAGAAGGTTGGTGGCCCTCACCAAAAGAGCAGTATATGGGCCGACTTTTCTCCGAATTCTTTACAAAAGCACTATTCGATGCAGATGGCCATTTCGAACGTACACGGGATGAATTACACCAACGTTTCGATGCCAAAAATATTGCGCCTCTACAAGCACCAACACCACTGGCAATTTCCAAAGCTACCACACCGTTACTGAGCGCAGAAGAGTTTGTAGAAAAATTCATGGAGATGTAG